CGCCAAGCTGAAGGCCCGCATGACGGAGCGTCAGTACGACGAGATCGTCGACATCCATCGCGACAGCATCGTGGGCCGTTATGACTACGGCAGCGAGATCCGCGACATGCACTTCGGCGCCGGATCGGTGTGCAAGACCGTGACGCGCGGGAAGTGGACCGAGCAGACGCTGGAACGCGGACTCGTGTACTGCGAGGACGGCCAATGCATCCTGGTGCCGACGGTCTGCCGCAACGTGAGCCGCATCTCGCGCGGCAAGCTGAAGCCCGCCGCGGGGGGCGCGCAGACGGCGAAGAATGAAGAAGAACCGCTGATGTTCGAGCCGCCGGCAGCCGGTGCCGCGGACGGCGCGGGCGATCCGGGCAGCTTCGCGCGCACGGCAGCGCTGCCGCCGACGGCGACGTCCGATACCAGTCTGCTCGCGCCCACCACGCCGGGCAGCAGCAGCGGCGGTCTCAGCGGCGGCGCTGTGCCGCCCGCCACGGGGGGCCCCGGCATCATCACGCTGCCGCAGATCCCTCAGAACAGCGGCGGCAACGGCGGCACCCTGCCCATCGTGCCCGGTGTCCCGGAGCCGCAGACCTGGTTGCTGTTCGCGCTGGGACTGGGCGCGCTGGCGTTCGCCGCCAGGCGCCGCAAGGCCTGATCCTTCTTTCTCAGCCGCGCGCGAGCAGCGGCTTCAGATAACGGCCGGTGTGGCTCGCTTCGCAGGCGGCGACGTCTTCAGGCGTGCCCGCGACGAGCAGCAGTCCGCCGCCGGATCCGCCTTCGGGGCCCATGTCGATCAGCCAGTCCGCCGTCTTGATGACGTCGAGGTTGTGCTCAATGATCACGATGGTGTTGCCCGCGTCGCGCAGTTGATGCACGACCTTCAGCAGCAGCGCGATGTCCGCGAAGTGCAGACCCGTCGTCGGCTCGTCCAGGATGTAGAGCGTGCGACCGGTGTCGCGCTTGGACAGCTCCAGCGCCAGCTTGACCCGCTGCGCCTCGCCGCCCGACAAGGTCGTCGCGCTCTGCCCCAGCTTCACGTAGCCCAGGCCGACATCCATCAGCGTCTGCAGCTTGCGCGCCAGCGTGGGCACCGCGCTGAAGAACGGCAACGCGTCCTCCACCGTCAAACCCAGCACCTCCGAGATGTTCTTGCCCTTGTAGAGCACCTCCAGCGTCTCGCGGTTGTAGCGCTTGCCGAAGCAGGTGTCGCACGGGACGTAGACGTCGGGCAGGAAGTGCATCTCCACCTTCAGCACGCCGTCGCCCTGGCAGGCCTCGCAGCGGCCGCCGGCCACGTTGAAGCTGAAGCGGCCCGCGCCGTAGCCGCGCTCGCGCGCCGTGGGCATCTCGGCGAAGAGCTCGCGGATCGGCGTGAACAGGCCGGTGTAGGTCGCCGGGTTGGAGCGCGGCGTGCGGCCGATCGGCGACTGGTCGACGTTGATGACCTTGTCGAAGGCGTCCATGCCCTCGATCTCGTCGTGCTCGGCCGGCTCGGCATGGCTCTGATAAAGCTTGCGCGAGACGGCCGCGTACAGCGTGTCGTTGACCAGCGTGCTCTTGCCTGAACCGGACACGCCCGTCACGCAGGTCAGCAGCCCGACCGGGAACTCCGCGGTCACGCCCTTCAGGTTGTTGCCGCGTGCGTTGACGATCTTCAGCGTGCGCGGATCGGGGCTGTCGGACAGCGCGTGGCGCTTCTTCGGGACCTCGATGCGTTCGAGGCCGCTCAGGTAGCGGCCGGTGGACGACTCATGATTGGCCGCCACTTCCTCGGGCGTGCCCTGCGCCATGATCCGGCCGCCGTGGACGCCCGCGCCCGGACCGAGGTCCAGCACGTGGTCCGCGGCGCGGATCGCGTCCTCGTCGTGCTCGACGACGAGCACCGAGTTGCCCAGGTCGCGCAGCCGACGCAGCGTCGCGATCAGGCGGTCGTTGTCGCGCTGGTGCAGGCCGATGCTGGGCTCGTCCAGCACGTACATCACGCCCGTGAGCCCGGAGCCGATCTGCGACGCGAGCCGGATGCGCTGCGCCTCGCCGCCGGACAGCGTGTCGGCGCTGCGGTCCAGGCTCAGGTAGTTGAGGCCGACGTCGTTGAGGAAGTGCAGCCGCGAGGCGATCTCGCGGATCACCTTGTCCGCGATCTCGGCCTTCGCGCCCTTGAGCTTCAGACCCTCGAAGTAATGCAGCGCCTCGCGCAGCGTGGCGTGCTCGACTTCATAGATCGGCTTGCCGCGCTCGCCCTCGACGGCCTCGGCCGGCTGCAGCAGCACGTTGCGGGCTTCGCGCCGCAGCCGCGAGCCCTCGCACTGGGGGCAAGGCTTGGCACTCTGGTAGCGCGCGAGTTCCTCGCGCACCGCCGCCGAGTCGGTCTCGCGATACCGCCGCGTCAGGTTGGGCAGGATGCCTTCGAACGGATGCGCGCGCTTGACGCTGCGCTTCTTCCCGTTCGCGCCTTCGGCCTCATAGGTGAAGCTGATCTCGTCCTCGCCGGAGCCCTGCAGCAAGACCTGGCGCGCCTGTTCGGGGAGTTCCTCGAAGGGCAGCTCGATGTCGAAGCCGTAATGCCTGGCGACCGTCTCCAGCATCGAGAAGGTGTAGGCGTTGCGCCGATCCCAGCCCTTCACCGCGCCGCTGGCCAGGCTCAAGGTCGGGAAGGCGACGACGCGTTCCGGATCGAAGACGGTGACCTGGCCGAGGCCCTCGCACGACGGACAGGCGCCGACCGGCGAGTTGAACGAGAACAGCCGCGGCTCGAGCTCCGGCAGCGAGTAGCTGCAGATCGGGCACGCGAACTTGCTGGAGTAAATGGCTTCCGTGCCGCTGTCCATGTTGAGCACCAGCGCGCGGCCGTCGGCTAGACGCAGTGCGGCCTCGAAGCTTTCGGCCAGGCGCTGGCGCAGCGTGTCGGCGCTGTCGTGGCGCAGCTTGATGCGGTCGACGACGACGTCGATGTCGTGCTTCTCGGCCTTCTTCAGCGCGGGCAGTTCGGTGACTTCGACGGTCGCCCCGTCGACGCGGAAGCGCACGTAGCCTTGCGCCTGCAGGTCCTGGAAGAGCTCGACGAATTCGCCCTTGCGATCGCGCACGACCGGCGCCAGCACCATCAGGCGCGACTCGTCCGGCATCGCCAGCACGGCGTCGACCATCTGGCCGACGCTGGAGGCTTCCAGCGGCAGGTGGTGATCCGGGCAGAACGGCGTGCCGGCGCGTGCATAGAGCAGGCGCAGGTAGTCGTGGATCTCGGTGACCGTGCCCACCGTCGAGCGCGGGTTGTGGCTGGTGGCTTTCTGCTCGATCGAGATCGCCGGCGACAGGCCTTCGATGACGTCGACATCGGGCTTGTCCATCAACTGCAGGAACTGCCGCGCGTAGGCCGACAGGCTCTCGACGTAGCGGCGCTGGCCCTCGGCGTACAGCGTGTCGAAGGCGAGCGAGGACTTGCCCGAGCCCGACAGCCCGGTGATGACGACCAGCTGGTTGCGCGGCAGGTCGACGTCGATGTTCTTGAGGTTGTGGGTGCGGGCGCCCCGGACGCGGATCATCGGGATCTCGCCCACCGGCCGCATCGCCTGTCCCAGGTACCGGCCGGCGTCCGCCTGCAGTGCTGCGCCCGCCTTCGGCTCGGCGCCGGGCTCGGACGGGGCGGGGGCGAGGGGCGGGACTTTCGTGGACATGGGAGGCCGGGACACAGCTGGAGTCGAACTCGCCATGATAGGGCCAGGGCCGGTTCCGCGCCGGGCCTTGCTGACACCTGGTGGCAGCGGGAGGAATGCCTAAATCCTTCCCGGCGACCCCGTCTTTGCGGGGGGGGCGTCCACTTTTCGGGCGTGCAGAATCAGCGATCCCCCTCCAGCCCCACCCTCTTCGATGAAGCTCAAAGCGCCGTCGCTGTCGCTGCGCAGTGTGATCCTGCTTGCGGTGGTGATCGGAATCGCCGTACCGGCGCTGGCGCTGGTGGCGTTCAGCGACGCCTTCATCCGGCGCAGCCTGGAGCCGGTGCTGGAAGGCCAGCGCGCGGCCGTGCTGACGCTGGCCGCGAACGGCCTGGCCGAGCCGCTGTGGACGGTGGACAGCCCCGCGGTGCAGCGGGCGCTCGATCAACTGCTGTCGGACGTCAACGTCTGCGCGGTCGAGCTCAGCGAGGAACGCGCCGACACCCGCGACATCGTCCGCACCAAGTGCAGCCCCGGCTGGCCGACGGTCACGCTGGCCGCGACCATCCAGCGCGACGCGCAGGTGCTGGGCAGCCTGCGGGTGCAGTTCGACGACGCCGCGCAGGAACGCATGCTGGAAGAAGGCCGGCGGCAGACCGCGCTCATCGTCGCGTTCCAGGTGGCGGCGGGCGTCGTCATCGTGCTGATGGTGTTCTATCTGCGCCTGGTGCGGCCGATCGACCGCCTGAAGCGGCTGGCCAGCGCGATCGCCGAGCGCCAGCCGGTCCCGCGCCTGCGCTGGAACCGCAAGGACGAGCTGGGCCAGCTCGGCGTCCACCTGGACCAGATGGGCCAGCAGATCGCCGGCCTGCTGGCCGACATGGAAAGCAAGAACGCGCAGCTGCATCAGCTGGCGATGTACGACCACCTCACCGGGCTGCCCAACCGGACGCTGTTCCGGGAGGTGTTCCTGCATGAGGCCGCCGTGGCGCGCCGCGACCAGACGCACCTGGCGCTGTTGTTCGTCGACCTGGACCGCTTCAAGGCGATCAACGATTCGCTGGGTCACGCGGCCGGCGACCGCATGCTGCTGCAGGCCAGCGAACGCCTGCGCCAGGCGGTGCGGGAATCGGACCTGGCCTGCCGCGTCAGCGGCGACGAATTCCTGCTGCTGATGCGCGACTCCAGCGAGCACGTCGGCGTTGCCGCGCAGCGCCTGATCGAGGCGCTCAACGCGCCGCTGCAGCTCGAAGGCGGCGTGGCGAGCGTGTCGGCGAGCGTGGGCATCGCGCTGTTCCCGCGCGATGGCGACGACTTCGACACGCTGGTCCGGCACGCCGACCTGGCGATGTACCGCGCCAAGCAGATGGGCCGATCGCGCTACAGCTTCTTCCAGCAGGACATGGACGCGGCGGCGGTGGAGCGGATGGAGCTCGAGCGCGAACTGAAGCTGGCGCTCGAACGCGACGAGCTGCTGCTCCATTACCAGGCCGTCGTGGACGCCCGCACCGGGGAGTGGTCGGGGCTGGAGGCGCTCATGCGCTGGCAGCATCCGCAGCGCGGCCTGGTGATGCCGGGCCAGTTCATCGAGCTGGCGGAAGAGACGGGCCAGATCCTGGCGCTCGGCTGGAGCACGATCGAGCAGGCCTGCGCCCAGCTCGCGCGCTGGAAGGCGGCGGGACGGCATCCCGGGCCGATCTCGATCAACCTGTCGGCCCTGCAGTTCCGCGAACCGCGGCTGGCCGAGCGCATCGCCGAGTCCATGCGTCGCCACGCCGTCGCTCCCGGCGAACTGGCGATCGAGCTGACGGAGAGCTCGCTGCTGACCGACACGGACACCGTCCTGCAGACGCTGGCGCGCCTGTCGGAACTGGGGCTGAGCCTGTCGGTCGACGATTTCGGGACGGGGTATTCCTCGCTCGCCTATCTGAAGCTGCTGCGCCCGGCGCGGCTGAAGATCGACCGGGCCTTCGTCCGGGACCTGCCCAACAGCGCGGACGACCGCGCGCTGGTGCGGGCCATGATGGGCATGGCCGAGGCGCTGAGCATCGACGTCGTCGCCGAAGGCGTCGAAACGGAGGAGCAGCGCGACGCGTTGCTCGCGCTCGGCTGCTGGCAGCAGCAGGGCTACTTCTATTGCCGTCCGCAGCCCGCCGTGGCGCTCGCGGACCGGCTGGCCGTCTGGCCGCCCCAGGCTGGGGCGCTGCATCCCGCGCAGGTCTGAGACCACCCCCCTAACTTCCGTTCAGCCGGCTGACCGGCATTTCGGCGCGCGATTGCGGCAATTCGTCGCGTCCGGATGGTCTTGTCATTTCCGGCGGCGCACAGTCCACCCTCGTTGAACCTTCCAGACAGGAAAGACACCGCAGGGGACCCACCATGAACGACGCCGCCAAGACCTTCCTCACCGCCCTGGCCGCCGTGGCCAGCGCCGCCGTCATCGCCTTGTGGCTGGCGGACACGAACGAGGCCGCGCGTCTGTCCAACCCCCTGCCCCTGCACTGGGCCGAGCAGACCATGCCGGGACCTCAGGCCGAAGAGGCCAGCAAGCCGCGCGGATGACCGTGCGGCCTGCGCTCCGATAGACGCCACGCTTCCCCCCGGCATTTCGAAGCCCGCCTGACCCGCGGGCTTCTTTTTGTCCGCTTCCTTGTCCGTTCCGTGTGTCCGCAGTGTCCGATGTGTCCGCGGACACAGGACCCGTGATCGCTCAGAACATCGATGGAATCGAGCCTCTGAGCGATCGGCGATGCCGGACCAACCATTCGTCGCGATTTCTCGCAGTTCAATCCGCCACCGCGCGCATTCGTCGCTTGCGCCTCGCGGAGCGGGGCCGCAATGACGACACTGTCTTCACTGACACACGCAACCCCTCCAAGGAGATCGACATGAGCACCACCACTTTCAAGACCCGTTCCACCCGCAGCCCGCGCATCGGCATGACCGGCGCCGCGAGCTTCAAGGCCTTCGCCTTCGGCATCGGCGCCACGCTGGCGATCGCGTTCAGCCTGCTGCACGTGCAGGACCAGCGCGAGCAGCGCGCCGCCGTGATCACGCTCGATCCGGTGGTCATCACCGCCAAGCGCACCCAGCTGCCGACCGTCTACATCACCGGTCGCCGCGACACGTCCGCCGACGGCCAGCGCCTGGCTTCGGCCGCGCAGGTCGGTTGCACGACCCAGCTCTGCTGAGCTCCCGCGGTTGCGCTGTCAGAGCGGCGACCGCGGCAGATCAGCTGTAGCAGATCAGCTGTAGCGCTCGCCAACGAAAACGCCCGGCATTGCCGGGCGTTTTCCTTTGGGGTCGGTCCTCGCCCTCAGTCCTCGCCCTCAGTCCTCGCCCTCAGTCTTCGGCCAGAACGCGCAGCAGCGCCTCGCCGTACGCTTCGAGCTTCTTCGCGCCGATGCCGCTGATGCCCGACATCTCGTCGAGGGAGGTGGGCTGCACGCGCGCGAGTTCCGCGAGCGTGACGTTCTGGAAGATCACGTAGGCCGGCAGGCCGTGCTCGCGCGCCACCTCGGCGCGCCAGGCCTTGAGCGCGTCGAAGCGCACCTGCGCCGCCGCGTCCAGATCGGTCTCCGCCTCCGATCGCTTGGACGACGAGCTTCCCGCGCGGCTGGACTTGCTCCGCTTGGTCGGCGTGGCGGGTTGGCGCAGCAGCATCTGCACCTCGCCGCGCAGCACGGCCTTGGCCTCGCCGCCTAGCGACAGCGTGTTGTATTCGCCTTCCGTCACCGCGTAGCCGAGGGCGATCAGCTGGCGGATCACCGCGCGCCATTGCTGCTCGCTGAGCGACGCGCCGACGGCCCAGGTGCTCAGCTCGTTGTGCCGGTACTGCTTGACCTTGTCGGTCTCCTTGCCGCGCAGCACGTCGATCAGGTGGCCGGAGCCGAAGCTGAAGCCCGTCACCTGATGGAAGCGGTAGATGCACGAGAGCGCCATCCGCGCCGCTTCGGTCGCGTCCCAGGTCGCGGGCGGGTTCACGCAGTTGTCGCAGTTGCCGCAGGGCTGGCTCTCTTCGCCGAAGTAGGCCAGCAGCCGCACGCGCCGGCAGTCGATGGCCTCGGCCAGCGCGAGCAGCGCGTCGAGCTTGCCGCGCTGCACCTGCTTGAACTCGTCGGTGGACGGGCTCTCATCGATCATGCGGCGCTGCTGGACGACGTCGGCCAGGCCGTAGGCCATCCACGCCTGGGCCGGCGCGCCGTCGCGGCCGGCACGGCCGGTCTCCTGGTAGTAGCCCTCGATGTTCTTGGGCAGGTCCAGGTGGGCGACGAAGCGCACGTCGGGCTTGTCGATGCCCATGCCGAAGGCGATGGTGGCGACCATCACGATGCCGTCCTCGCGCAGGAAGCGGTCCTGGTGGCGGCGGCGCTGGTCCTGTTCCATGCCGGCGTGGTACGGCAGCGCGTTGATGCCCTTGGACTTCAGCCACTCCGCGGTCTCGTCGACCTTCTTGCGGCTCTGGCAGTAGACGACGCCGGCGGCGTCCTCATGCTCGTCCTGGATGAAGCGCAGCAGCTGTTCGCGCGGGCTGTCCTTCTCGACGATCAGGTAGCGGATGTTGGGCCGGTCGAACGAGGCGACGAAGACCTCCGCCTGCTCGAGCTGCAGCCGCTCGATGATGTCGGCGCGGGTGATGTCGTCGGCGGTGGCCGTCAGCGCGATGCGCGGGATGTTCGGGAAGCGCTCGTGGAGCAGGCTCAGCGAGAGGTACTCGCTGCGGAAGTCGTGCCCCCACTGGCTCACGCAGTGCGCCTCGTCGATCGCGAACAGCGCGAGCAGGCCGCGTTCGTACAGCGACTGCATCTGCGCGATGAAGCGCGGCGTGTTGACGCGTTCCGGCGCGGCGTAGAGCAGGGTCAGGCGGCCGGCGAGCATCTCGCGCTCGATGCGCTGGGTCTCTTCCAAGGTCTGCGTCGAGTTGAGGAAGGACGCGTTGACGCCCGCTTCCTCGAGGGCGCCGACCTGGTCGTGCATCAGGGCGATGAGCGGACTGACGACCACGGTGACGCCGTGGCCGGCGCGCTGGCGCGCGATCGCGGGGATCTGGTAGCAGAGCGACTTGCCGCCGCCGGTGGGCATGAGGACCAGCGCGTCACCGCCGGCGGTCACGTGGTCGACGATCGAGGCCTGCTGGCCGCGAAAGGCGCTGTAACCGAACACCTCTTGCAGGATGGCTAGCGGGACGGGATGATGGTTGGACGAACTCATGGAGCGCTCGATTGTCCCGTACATCCACGGGTCCGCCGTTCACCCGGTCCTGATCGGACGAGAACGCGACGCAGAGCGGCATCGAACCTCCACAGCACAGGCAGACACGTCGACATGATTGCTGCGCCGTTGCCCGATGACGAGAACGCCCGCCTGTCCACGCTGCGCGTGCTGCAGGTGCTGGACACGGATCCCGAGGAACGCTTCGACCGCTTGACGCGGATGGCCAGACGGCTGTTCCAGGTGCCGATCGCGCTGGTGAGCCTGGTGGACGCGGATCGCCAGTGGTTCAAGTCGGCGCAGGGCCTGGACGTGTCGGAGACGCCGCGCGACATCAGCTTCTGCGGCCACGCGATCATGTCGGACGACATCCTACTGATCCCCGACACGCATGCGGATCCGCGCTTCGCGGACAACCCGCTGGTGACCGGCGGGCCGATGATCCGCTTCTACGCGGGCTGCCCGGTGCGTGCGCCGAGCGGGCACC
This genomic stretch from Mitsuaria sp. 7 harbors:
- a CDS encoding MHFG family PEP-CTERM protein codes for the protein MSLVAAFALAASTVTLPNCSWDRPGVNPFMGDLVAAVDRYKDIPPATRAKLKARMTERQYDEIVDIHRDSIVGRYDYGSEIRDMHFGAGSVCKTVTRGKWTEQTLERGLVYCEDGQCILVPTVCRNVSRISRGKLKPAAGGAQTAKNEEEPLMFEPPAAGAADGAGDPGSFARTAALPPTATSDTSLLAPTTPGSSSGGLSGGAVPPATGGPGIITLPQIPQNSGGNGGTLPIVPGVPEPQTWLLFALGLGALAFAARRRKA
- the uvrA gene encoding excinuclease ABC subunit UvrA; amino-acid sequence: MSTKVPPLAPAPSEPGAEPKAGAALQADAGRYLGQAMRPVGEIPMIRVRGARTHNLKNIDVDLPRNQLVVITGLSGSGKSSLAFDTLYAEGQRRYVESLSAYARQFLQLMDKPDVDVIEGLSPAISIEQKATSHNPRSTVGTVTEIHDYLRLLYARAGTPFCPDHHLPLEASSVGQMVDAVLAMPDESRLMVLAPVVRDRKGEFVELFQDLQAQGYVRFRVDGATVEVTELPALKKAEKHDIDVVVDRIKLRHDSADTLRQRLAESFEAALRLADGRALVLNMDSGTEAIYSSKFACPICSYSLPELEPRLFSFNSPVGACPSCEGLGQVTVFDPERVVAFPTLSLASGAVKGWDRRNAYTFSMLETVARHYGFDIELPFEELPEQARQVLLQGSGEDEISFTYEAEGANGKKRSVKRAHPFEGILPNLTRRYRETDSAAVREELARYQSAKPCPQCEGSRLRREARNVLLQPAEAVEGERGKPIYEVEHATLREALHYFEGLKLKGAKAEIADKVIREIASRLHFLNDVGLNYLSLDRSADTLSGGEAQRIRLASQIGSGLTGVMYVLDEPSIGLHQRDNDRLIATLRRLRDLGNSVLVVEHDEDAIRAADHVLDLGPGAGVHGGRIMAQGTPEEVAANHESSTGRYLSGLERIEVPKKRHALSDSPDPRTLKIVNARGNNLKGVTAEFPVGLLTCVTGVSGSGKSTLVNDTLYAAVSRKLYQSHAEPAEHDEIEGMDAFDKVINVDQSPIGRTPRSNPATYTGLFTPIRELFAEMPTARERGYGAGRFSFNVAGGRCEACQGDGVLKVEMHFLPDVYVPCDTCFGKRYNRETLEVLYKGKNISEVLGLTVEDALPFFSAVPTLARKLQTLMDVGLGYVKLGQSATTLSGGEAQRVKLALELSKRDTGRTLYILDEPTTGLHFADIALLLKVVHQLRDAGNTIVIIEHNLDVIKTADWLIDMGPEGGSGGGLLLVAGTPEDVAACEASHTGRYLKPLLARG
- a CDS encoding bifunctional diguanylate cyclase/phosphodiesterase codes for the protein MKLKAPSLSLRSVILLAVVIGIAVPALALVAFSDAFIRRSLEPVLEGQRAAVLTLAANGLAEPLWTVDSPAVQRALDQLLSDVNVCAVELSEERADTRDIVRTKCSPGWPTVTLAATIQRDAQVLGSLRVQFDDAAQERMLEEGRRQTALIVAFQVAAGVVIVLMVFYLRLVRPIDRLKRLASAIAERQPVPRLRWNRKDELGQLGVHLDQMGQQIAGLLADMESKNAQLHQLAMYDHLTGLPNRTLFREVFLHEAAVARRDQTHLALLFVDLDRFKAINDSLGHAAGDRMLLQASERLRQAVRESDLACRVSGDEFLLLMRDSSEHVGVAAQRLIEALNAPLQLEGGVASVSASVGIALFPRDGDDFDTLVRHADLAMYRAKQMGRSRYSFFQQDMDAAAVERMELERELKLALERDELLLHYQAVVDARTGEWSGLEALMRWQHPQRGLVMPGQFIELAEETGQILALGWSTIEQACAQLARWKAAGRHPGPISINLSALQFREPRLAERIAESMRRHAVAPGELAIELTESSLLTDTDTVLQTLARLSELGLSLSVDDFGTGYSSLAYLKLLRPARLKIDRAFVRDLPNSADDRALVRAMMGMAEALSIDVVAEGVETEEQRDALLALGCWQQQGYFYCRPQPAVALADRLAVWPPQAGALHPAQV
- the recQ gene encoding DNA helicase RecQ; translated protein: MSSSNHHPVPLAILQEVFGYSAFRGQQASIVDHVTAGGDALVLMPTGGGKSLCYQIPAIARQRAGHGVTVVVSPLIALMHDQVGALEEAGVNASFLNSTQTLEETQRIEREMLAGRLTLLYAAPERVNTPRFIAQMQSLYERGLLALFAIDEAHCVSQWGHDFRSEYLSLSLLHERFPNIPRIALTATADDITRADIIERLQLEQAEVFVASFDRPNIRYLIVEKDSPREQLLRFIQDEHEDAAGVVYCQSRKKVDETAEWLKSKGINALPYHAGMEQDQRRRHQDRFLREDGIVMVATIAFGMGIDKPDVRFVAHLDLPKNIEGYYQETGRAGRDGAPAQAWMAYGLADVVQQRRMIDESPSTDEFKQVQRGKLDALLALAEAIDCRRVRLLAYFGEESQPCGNCDNCVNPPATWDATEAARMALSCIYRFHQVTGFSFGSGHLIDVLRGKETDKVKQYRHNELSTWAVGASLSEQQWRAVIRQLIALGYAVTEGEYNTLSLGGEAKAVLRGEVQMLLRQPATPTKRSKSSRAGSSSSKRSEAETDLDAAAQVRFDALKAWRAEVAREHGLPAYVIFQNVTLAELARVQPTSLDEMSGISGIGAKKLEAYGEALLRVLAED